The genome window CGCCGTCATATCGCAACGCCGAGATCAGGAGTAGGCATGAGTTCCGACACCGCCATCACCATCGCGCTCATCGTCACGGCTGTAGGTTTTGATTTTCTGAACGGCTTCCACGACAGCGCCAACGTCGTCGCCACGACCATCTCATCGCGCGCCCTGTCGCCGAGGAAGGCGTTGGTTCTTGCTGCCCTCGCCGAGGCCGCCGGCCCCTTCCTGTTCGGCGTTGCCGTCGCCACCACCATAGGCCACGACATCGTCTCGCCCACGGCCATCGGCCCGACCGTCATCTTCGCCGGCCTGCTCGGCGCCATCGCCTGGAACATCATCACGTGGATTCTCGGCATCCCGTCCAGTTCCTCCCATGCGCTCATCGGCGGGCTTGTCGGCGCGGTCGCCGTCGCCCATGGCTTCTCGGCCATCCAGGTCGCGGGCATCCGCAAGACCGTCATCGCCCTTTTCACGTCGCCCATCCTGGGCCTAATCGTCGGCTACCTCTTCATGAAACTCCTCATGTGGCTTTCGCGGGCCGCCACGCCCCGCGCCAATGACTTCTTCAAGGGCGCGCAGGTGCTCACCTCCATCGGCCTGGCCCTGAGCCACGGCACGAACGACGCGCAGAAGTCCATGGGGATCATCACCATGGCCCTGGTGAGCGGTGGGCTGATAGAGTCCTTCCACGTGCCCGTATGGGTCATCGCGCTTTGCGCCAGCGCCATCGCCCTCGGCACGTTCACCGGCGCCTGGCGCATCATCCGCACGCTGGGCGCCAAGTTCTACCGCATCCGCCCCATCCACGGCTTCAGCGCGCAGGCCGCATCCGCCGCCGTCATCCTAGGCGCGGCCGTACTGGGCGGGCCGGTCAGCACTACGCAGGTCGTGAGTTCCACCATCATCGGGGTCGGCTCGGCCGAGCGCGTGTCCAAAGTACGCTGGGGGGTGGCAGGCGACATCGCCGTTGCCTGGCTACTCACCATCCCGGCGTCCATGCTGATGTCCGCGCTCATCTACATCCCGCTTCATGCGTGGCTCGGCTAAGTCCTATCCAGCATTCGGAGGCAAACAA of Chloroflexota bacterium contains these proteins:
- a CDS encoding inorganic phosphate transporter; this translates as MSSDTAITIALIVTAVGFDFLNGFHDSANVVATTISSRALSPRKALVLAALAEAAGPFLFGVAVATTIGHDIVSPTAIGPTVIFAGLLGAIAWNIITWILGIPSSSSHALIGGLVGAVAVAHGFSAIQVAGIRKTVIALFTSPILGLIVGYLFMKLLMWLSRAATPRANDFFKGAQVLTSIGLALSHGTNDAQKSMGIITMALVSGGLIESFHVPVWVIALCASAIALGTFTGAWRIIRTLGAKFYRIRPIHGFSAQAASAAVILGAAVLGGPVSTTQVVSSTIIGVGSAERVSKVRWGVAGDIAVAWLLTIPASMLMSALIYIPLHAWLG